The nucleotide sequence TCCCAGCAGCCGCGCGATCCCGAAATCCATCACTTTCACGGCATCGTTGCGCTCGGGATCCACCATCACGTTGGAGGGCTTTACATCACGGTGGATGATACCTCCGGCATGGGCATGGGCGAGGGCGTCGGCCAGCTGTTCAAAGATGCGCAGGGAGCGCCTTTCGGGGATGGGCCCGGTTCGGTTGATCAGCTCGCGGAGCGTGATGCCCCTGGCGTACTCCAGCACCATGAAATAGTTACCCGCCTCTTCAAAGAAGGCGTAGAGGCTGACGATGTTCGAGTGGGTGAGTTTGGCCTGGATCCGGGCTTCAGTGCGGAAGCGTTCGGCAAACTGGGGGTCTGCGGTGAGCTGGGGATTGAGGCATTTGATGGCCACTTCGCGGTCCAGATGGATGTCCCGGGCCAGCCAAACCTCGCCCATCCCGCCTTCGCCAAGTTGGCTGATGATCTCGTAGTTGTGAAGTGTGTAGCCTGGTTTGAGTTGCATAGTTGCTCCTTGATATATGCTCAGATGCTGTCGAGGATCAGGTCTTCCCTGGGCACGGATTCGGGGCTGAGAGTGTAAGCCGCGCGGATGAGGCGGGCGACTTCTTCAGCCTGGGCGGGGTCGTTGGCATGGACCTCGCCGAGGGGTTCGCCGGCTTCCAGGAAATCGCCGACCTTGGGGATGAGCAGGGCTCCGGCGCCGTAGTCCAGGGTGTCGGTCAGCTTCATCCGGCCGGCTTTGATCCGCACCAGGGCGTAGCCGATGGCGCGGGCGTCGATGGCTTGCACCCAGCCGGCGGTTTCGGCCAGGATGGGGATTTTCACGGAACTGGTTCCCAGCAGGCTGTAATCCTCCAGCGCGCGGGGATCGCCGCCCTGGGCGATGATGATCTCCTCCAGCTTGGCCAGGGCCCGGCCGCCGGACACGGCAGCCTTGATCATCTCCACGGCCTGGGTTTCGCTTTGGGCCAGGCCTCCGCTCAGCAGCAGGCGGGAGGTGAGTTCGGTGGTGAGGGTGCAGGTGTCGGCCAGGGGATTGCCCTTCAGGTATTCGATCGCCTCCACCATCTCCAAGGCGTTGCCCACAGCCAGACCGAGGGGGGAGTTCATATTGGAAAAGACCACCCGGACCTTCTGGCCGAAGCTGGCGCCGGTGGAGACAAGCAGTTCCGCCAGTTCGCGGGCCCTGTCCAGATCGGGCATGAAGGCGCCGCTGCCGATCTTGAGGTCGATCACGAGGTGTTCGGCGCCCTCGGCGATCTTTTTGCTCATGATGCTGGCAGTGATGAGGCCGGGGCTTTCCACGGTGGCGGTCACGTCGCGCAGGGAGTAGATCCGCTTGTCGGCGGGCACCAGTTCCTCGGACTGGCCCACGAGGGCGCAGCCGTGTTTTTCCACCAGGGCCTTGAATTCGTCCGGGCCGTATTGGGTGCGGAATCCGGGGATGGATTCCAGCTTGTCCAGGGTTCCGCCGGTGTGGCCGAGGCCGCGTCCGGAGATCATCGGCACGCTGAGGCCCAGGGAAGCCGCGATGGGGGCGAGCATGAGGCTGATCTTGTCGCCCACGCCGCCGGTGGAATGTTTGTCCGCGACGATCAGTTCCGCGGGAAAAGCGATGGTCTGGCCGCTGCGGATGTAGCTTTGGGTGAGGGCGGCGATCTCTTCCGGGTTCAGGCCTTGGAAAAATATGGCCATCAGCAGGGCGCTCATCTGGTATTCGGGGATGGAGCCCTCCAGAAAACCGGTGATGAAGGCGGCAATATCAGCTGGGGAAAGGGTTTTGCCTTCGCGCTTGGCGAGGATGAGTTCCACGGGATTCTGCATGAATGTGTTCCTTTTTTAGGTGGAGACCAGTTTTTCGCGGATGTAGCCGCTGAAGATGTCCATCACCCAGACCACGATGGCGATCAGCCACATGATGAGGCCCACGTTCCGCCAGGCCAGCATTTGCTGCTGCTGGTTGAGGGCGAGGCCGATCCCGCCGCCGCCCACGAAACCGACGATGGTGGCCATGCGCACATTGATGTCCCAGCGGTAGATGGTGAAAGCCAGGTAGGGGGCCAGGATCTGGGGGGTGACGGCATAGCGCCAGACCTGGAGGGTGGAGGCGCCGGTGGCCTTGATGGCCTCCACGGGGCCGGGATCGATGTTTTCGATCTGTTCGGAATAGAGCTTCACCAGCGCGGCGATGGAATGGATCCACAGCGCCAGCATGCCGGCAAAGGGCCCGATCCCCACCCAGACGCAGAAGATGATGGCCCAAACGATGGCCTCGATGGAGCGGAAAATGGTGGAAACGGTGCGGATCACGACGTAGGCGATCTTGCCCTGGGTGGAGCCGTACATGAGGTTCTTGGCGGCGAAAAAGCTGAGCAGAAAGGCGAAGGGAATGGCGAAAACCGTGGCCAGCAAAGCCAGATAGATGGTTTCCATGAGGGCGGCAAGCATCGGCATCAGTTCCCGCAGATTGGGGTTGAAGATGCCCTTGATGATGTTCTGGGCGTTGCCCGCCTGGGTGAGGAAAGCCAGCGGCTTCACCTCCACGATCACCCAGCCCACCACGAAACTGATCAGGACGGCCAGGCCCAGCTCCGCTTGCCAAAGCTGGAACCGGGGCTTTTCCCCGGAAACGGCCACCAGCCGGCCCAAGCTTCCGGGCATTGATCCTGCCAGCAGAGCAAAGGCCACCGGCAGGCACAGCAACAGCCAGGCCGGGGCAGGCGTGGAATAGGCCCCCAAACGGA is from Candidatus Cloacimonadota bacterium and encodes:
- a CDS encoding thymidine phosphorylase, which gives rise to MQNPVELILAKREGKTLSPADIAAFITGFLEGSIPEYQMSALLMAIFFQGLNPEEIAALTQSYIRSGQTIAFPAELIVADKHSTGGVGDKISLMLAPIAASLGLSVPMISGRGLGHTGGTLDKLESIPGFRTQYGPDEFKALVEKHGCALVGQSEELVPADKRIYSLRDVTATVESPGLITASIMSKKIAEGAEHLVIDLKIGSGAFMPDLDRARELAELLVSTGASFGQKVRVVFSNMNSPLGLAVGNALEMVEAIEYLKGNPLADTCTLTTELTSRLLLSGGLAQSETQAVEMIKAAVSGGRALAKLEEIIIAQGGDPRALEDYSLLGTSSVKIPILAETAGWVQAIDARAIGYALVRIKAGRMKLTDTLDYGAGALLIPKVGDFLEAGEPLGEVHANDPAQAEEVARLIRAAYTLSPESVPREDLILDSI
- the phnE gene encoding phosphonate ABC transporter, permease protein PhnE, which produces MKYLKASAIEYLLWLYILGCLAWLLFRLGAYSTPAPAWLLLCLPVAFALLAGSMPGSLGRLVAVSGEKPRFQLWQAELGLAVLISFVVGWVIVEVKPLAFLTQAGNAQNIIKGIFNPNLRELMPMLAALMETIYLALLATVFAIPFAFLLSFFAAKNLMYGSTQGKIAYVVIRTVSTIFRSIEAIVWAIIFCVWVGIGPFAGMLALWIHSIAALVKLYSEQIENIDPGPVEAIKATGASTLQVWRYAVTPQILAPYLAFTIYRWDINVRMATIVGFVGGGGIGLALNQQQQMLAWRNVGLIMWLIAIVVWVMDIFSGYIREKLVST